The following is a genomic window from Variovorax paradoxus.
GCAGACGAACTCGACGGAGGCAACGGCGATGACCGGATCGCCGGCGGCTCGGGCAACGACGTGATCGCTGGCGCTTCCGGGGCCGACGTGCTGGTCGGCGGCGAGGGCGGCGATGCGATGACGGGCGGCGACGGAAACGACGTGATCGCGGGCGATGCGGGTGCGGATACCCTCGAAGGCGGCCTCGGCGCGGACGTGCTCGCAGGTGGCGAGGACAACGATATCCTTCTTGGAGGTGGCGACGACGATCAGCTGGCGGGTAATGCCGGCAACGACCAGTTGGACGGCGGTGCAGGCAACGACGTTCTGGTGGGCGGCGCCGGAAACGACCGTCTTGACGGCAACCTCGGTGCCGACGAATTGTCCGGCGGCGCCGGCGATGATGAATACCATGTCGACAACGTTGGCGACGTCGTCAGCGAGGCACAGGACGAAGGCCGCGATGGCGTCTTTACCGGCATCAACTACGTGCTGGGCGAAGACCTCGAAGACTTGCGCATCCTGCAAGGCTCGCAGGCCACCCATGCGACTGGCAATGGGGCGGACAACGCAATCGTGGGCAACAACATCCTTGGCAGCACGCTGCTCGGTATGGCAGGCAACGACATCATCGACGGCGGCGCCGGCAACGACCTGCTGGACGGGGGCGAAGGCACCGATGTGCTCGCAGGCTTCACCGGCGACGACGAGTATCGTGTGGACAACGCTGCCGATCAGGTCAACGAGGGTTTCTCGAGCGGGATCGATGCCGTGATCTCCACCGTGAGCTACGCGTTGTCGAGCAATGTGGAGAACCTCACGCTTACAGGTCCCAAGGCTCTGGACGGCACCGGCAATGCGCTGGCCAACGTCATCACTGGCAACGCGCTGGACAATGCACTCCATGGTGAGGGTGGAGACGACAGTCTCACCGGCGGCGCGGGCAACGATGCGCTCGATGGCGGCAGCGGCGCAGACGTGCTGGACGGCGGCGACGGTGACGACGTGTACATGGTCGACAACGCGCAGGACGTGATCCTCGAGGGAGCCGGTGGCGGAACCGATACGGTGGTGAGCGCGATCAGCTACGTGCTGGGTGCCGATCTGGAAAATCTCACGCTGGTCGGTCAGGATGCGCGCAACGGCGTCGGCAATGCCGGCGACAACGTCATCGTGGGCAACGAAAACGAAAACCGCCTGGACGGGGGTGGAGGCGAAGACCGGCTCGAAGGTGGCCTGAACAACGACACCTACGTGGTCGACAGTGCAGGCGATGTGGTGATGGAGCTCGAGGACGAAGGATTCGATACGGTGGAGATCGGCAGAAGCTTCTCCGTCTCGGAGATCGCGAACATCGAGAACGTGACCTTGACCGGCACGCTCGACATCGATGCCACGGGCGACGATGGCAACAACGTGCTGATCGGCAACGCTGGCAACAATGTGCTCGATGGCGGCCTCGGCGACGACATCATGGAGGGCGGCGCGGGCGACGACACCTACTTTGTCGATGAAAACGACAACTGGGTGACGGAGTACCAGGACGAAGGCGTCGACACGATCGTTCGCAACTACGACACCACTTACATCCTCGATAACAACGTCGAGAACCTGACACTTGCGGGCACTGTCTACCGGGGCAACGGCAACAACCTCGACAACGTCATCACCGGCAACGATGCCGACAACAATCTCCTGGGCCTTGGCGGCAACGACACGTTGATCGGTGGCGCGGGCGCAGACGCGCTGTTCGGTTCGGAAGGTCAGGACATGCTGATCGGCGGCACTGGCGACGACTACTACGAGATTGACGATGCCGGCGACGCCATCGTCGAGAACGCCGGCGAGGGCGACGACTTCGTGCGCTCCTCGATCAGCTGGGCCTTGGGCGCGAACGTCGAAAGACTCGCGCTGGACGGCGCGGACGATCTCTACGCCACGGGCAACAGCCTCGCCAACGGCCTCTGGGGCAACGACGGCAGCAACATTCTCACGGGCGGACAGGGCAGCGACTTCCTGTCAGGCGGAGCGGGTGACGACATCTATGTGTTCAACGCGGGCGACGGACAGGACACCATCGACAACACCGACGCGCTGGAATCGCTCGATACGCTGCGTTTCGGCGCAGGCATTGGCGAGAACGACCTGCTGGCCTTCCAGTCGGGCAGCCACATCTTCTTCAAGATCAAGGGCACATCCGACCAGATCGCGTTCCTGGACTACTACGGCGCAAATTCGCAGAGCGGCGGAGTCACTCAGGACCACAAGATCGATCACGTCGAGTTCGCCAATGGCACGGTTTGGGACCAGGCCATGATCCAGACCGTGGTCGATCGGGCCAACAACAATCACGCGCCCTCCGTCAACAGCTTCCTGCCGACGCTGAAGGCCAGCCAGGGCAACGCCTTCAGCTACGTGGTACCGGTCAGCACCATCACCGATCCCGACGTGTGGGACTCGGTCATCTACAGTGCGACGCTTCCCAACGGCGATCCGCTGCCATCGTGGTTGTCCTTCGACGCGCAGACGCGCATCTTCTCGGGCACGCCGGGTGCTGGCGATATCGGAAGCCTGCAATTCGTGCTCTGGGGTACCGACAACTATGGCGCCGGTACCGGCATCTATGTCAATCTGAGCGTCACGCCGCCCAATCAGGGGCCAGTCATTGCCGCGCCGCTGGCCGACCAGAGTGTGGCCGAAGGCACGGCGGTTAACTACACCGTGCCATCGGGCGCCTTCACTGATCCGGACGCGGGCGACAGCCTCAGCTATGCGGCCACGCTCTCGGATGGCTCGCCGCTGCCGTCCTGGCTCAGCTTCAATGCCAGCACGCGCAGATTCACGGGCACGGTCCCCATTGGCGCGCTTGAGCCCTTGAGCGTGCGAGTGACCGCGACCGACCAGGGCGGCTTGTCTATCCAGGACGTGTTCAGCATTGCGGTGACGGTGCAGAACCTCACGCTGAACGGCACCACCTCGGCCGAAACCCTGACGGGCCGGTCCGGGAACGATGTCATCGATGGCAAGAGCGGCAACGACGTGCTGATCGGCAACGGAGGCAACGATCGGCTGATCGGCGGAATCGGCAACGACACGATGAGCGGCGGCGCAGGGGACGACACCTACGTCGTGGATTCGGCCACCGATCTCGTGAACGAGAATGCGGGGGAGGGCACCGACGCTGTTGAGTCGAGCGTGACATGGGTCCTGGGAACGAACGTCGAGAAGCTGACGCTGACGGGCACGGCCGCCATCAACGGCACCGGCAATGCACTAGACAACGTGCTGACCGGCAACAGCGCCGCCAATACCCTGACAGGCAATGCCGGCCATGACGTGCTCGATGGTCTTGCCGGTGCCGACACGATGAAGGGCGGGACTGGCGACGACACCTATTACGTGGACAACGCCTCGGACGTGGTGACGGAAGTGGCCGGCGAGGGCAGCGACACGGTCCTGTCGACGCTGACGCACACCCTGGCGGCCAACGTCGAGAACCTGCGCCTCAACGCCACGGGGGCCATCAACGCCACCGGCAACACGCTGGACAACATCCTGTACGCGGGCGCCGGCAACAACATCCTCAACGGCCTGGGCGGCCTGGACACCGCCTCCTACCTCTATGCGGGTTCGGCCGTGACCGTGAGCCTGGCCTCCACCAGCGCACAGGCCACGGGGGGCTCCGGCAGCGACACGCTGCAGAACATCGAGAACCTCACCGGCAGCGGCTTCAACGACACCCTCACCGGCAGCGCTGTGGCCAATGTGCTCGACGGCGGCGCCGGCAACGACGCGCTGACGGGGGGCGCCGGCAACGACACCTACCGCATGGGCCGGGGACAAGGCAGCGACACCATCGCCGAGAACGATGCCACGGCCGGCAACACGGACGTGGCGCTGTTCGGCTCGGACATCGCGACGGACCAGCTGTGGTTCAGACAGTCCGGCAACAACCTGGAGGTGAGCGTCATCGGCACGAGCGACAAGTTCACCTTGACCAACTGGTACTTGGGCAACCAGTACCACGTGGAACAGTTCAGGACGAGCGACGGGCAGTTGCTGAGCGACAGCAACGTGCAGAACCTGGTGCAGGCGATGGCGAGCTTCTCGCCGCCAGCGGCGGGGCAGACCACGCTGCCAGCGAACTACCAGAGCAGCCTGAGCTCGGTCATTGCCGCTAACTGGCAATGAAGCCATCGCGCGAAACCAGGGGGCCATGCGAGTGCTCGTCGTCCATCAGAAATTCTCTTGGCTCGCCGCTGAGCGACGAATGGAGCGACATCACGCCAAGCGCGCCAAGGCGCCGTCGGAAATCAGTCGCCGCCAAGCCGAAATCGCCGCGGTGCGCGAGGTGCACGCCAAGCTGGAGACCACGGTGCTGATCGCCATACAGCGAGCGCGTACCCATGAAAAACCACCGATAGTCGAGTTATATGTTCATCTCAAAATTTATTGTGCTGCTTGCTTGTTTTTTATTCCTTGACGCAAGCGCAGCCGGCAGCCAGTTCAACGCCCGACCGGAAACGCAAAAGCACACTGATTGCCTAGATAAATTGTGCCCAAGAGAAATTACTCCAAAGACCGGTCCTTCAGAGGTTGCCCTCAAATTGAACGGGCATTGGTTCATTGGCCCAAGGAAATATTTCAGTTCAGTCCGCAGTGCTGCCTCGTTCGAGTGGTGGGACCACAAGGCGCTCGACCCTTCCGAAAAACGCCCATCAGACGCGCAGCTCCTTGCGCTCGATGGAAAAGGATACGATCTTTCTGTTGAGATATTTCTGCGCTCAAATAGAAAACCACCCAGCAGCCATGGCATGTACGACTTGCTGATTGACGCCGAAAAAGAAAGCCGAGTGCTTAGCAAAACAACACTTCGTTCTGGTCTTGAGGTCTGGCGAGTTCAAGATCAGATCAATGGAGTCGCGCCGGGTCTTTGGTACGTCGCAACGCAGGTAAAGGACGACAATGGCTTGCCACCAGTGGTGTATTGCCGAGACAGCAACCCTAAATTCGATCGTTGCACAATGGGTTTTATGTGGCAAAAAGACATCTATGCTGACATTCGTTTTCGTGGAAAGCACGGATCTGACTGGCCCGAGATCTACAAAGAAATATTCCGCATTCTTCAGCTAATGAAAAGGGCATAAAAATGACCGTACTGAGTGCACTCGAACTCCAAACACTGGCATCCAAAGAGGTGCAGGCGCAGGCCGGACAGATCGGGTTTTGGCAAATCTACGAATGGCTGGCAGATTTGTTGGTGACCAAAGGTATTCCGGGCTCTGACCCAACATTGATCTGGCTGCGCGGCGCAACTGAAGCCAATGCAGGCCGCGGTACGATGGCTGAATTAATTCGTACCTATACGGAGACGCAATATCAACTGCGTTATGGCGCCGCTGTTCCGAGTGGAAAGATGCAAGAGGCCTCTGACGCAGTCGCTCAGAACTTGCTGGATGACCTGCTCGGAAGAAATCCACCTTGGCCAATTGGTCAAGTTCCCGATATCGATCGGATCGGCCAAGCCGACGCCACCGCTGTAGGAAGAGTGCTGTTTAACGCCGACCCCCTGGATACTGCGGCCGAAGGGCAGCAGAATTCTGCGTGGGCCGGTGCTTTGCTGTTTGGTCCTTTGGGCAATGATCAGACGGGCCGGCTGACGAGCACGGGAAGCAGTACCAGCGGAGTCGATAGTCTCAATGACTTGCGCGATGTCCTGTACGCTGCCGTCTCCTACGCAGCTGGTCTCCAGGCCGCCAAGATTTTGTGGCCGGTCCAAGGTCCAGATCAGCGGGGACGTGACACCGCGACAATGACAGGGACTATCTTCGCTTATATCAGCGGAGGGGGCCCGGCAGGTGACTTGTGGGACATGATCACTCTCGGCGCGACAGGCGCTGTCGGAAAAGTTTTGAAGGTCATCGGCGATGTAGGGCCCAACGCCTTCCTCGACATGCTGATGGGTGCTGTTGCAGGCAAGAGTCTGATTGGGAGCACCAATGACGCTAGCTTCTCCGGCAGAGCAAATACATTCTTTGGCGCGTATGGCGCCGAGATGCTGAAGGTCATCAGCGCAGAACTCCTTCCAACCAGCGCTTCTGCGCTAGCCGGCAAAGCTCGGACTGACGTCAATGCCCGCGCTGCGCTAGGGGCGCTGAGCATCATCAGCGTGCAAGTCAGCAGTGCCGTCGCAAGTCAATTCAATTTATACGATCCGGCAACAGGCCTGGGCATCACTCAGAACTGGATCAATGATCGTGCTGCCTTTACGGCGAATCTCTATACAAAGCTCAACGGACTAGGCGGGATCGTCAACGGAAGCGAGAACCTGCGCTTCTTCGACGCTGCAAGCAACACCGATGTGCTCGTGGGCGCAGGGAGTTTCCAGCGCAAGCACTATCTTTTCGGTGGGCAAGCCGCGGATGAGTTTAGCGGCCAAGGTCTCGAGGACCATTTGTACGGGGATGCCGGAAACGACACATTGAAGGGACTTGGCGGAGACGACTACCTTCAAGGTGATGCAGGTGACGACATTCTCGAAGGGGGCTCCGGCAACGACATCTTGAGCGGAGGCAAGGACACCGACACATACAAATTCTCTGGCGTCTGGGATTCAGATACGGTCATCGATGCCGACGGGGTGATCGAAGTTGTCGGCAGGGGCCGTCTGACGGGTGGCGGCACCAAGAGGATCTCCAGCACAACCTGGCAGAGCGAAGACGGCCAGGTGACCTACAGTGTCGTGCAAGTGAATGACTCCCGGCGGGATCTCGTCATAGATGTGAAGGACGGAGAAAACGAGGGAAGCATCACCATCCAGAGCTGGAGTGAAGGCAAGTTTGGTATCAGCCTCGAAGGTGAGGTCGATTCGCCCCCGAACACAACTCTGTTCAACGGTGACTTCAAGAAGGCAGAGGACACCTCAAAGGCCCAATATGTGATCGGTGCCGATGGAAACTATGTTGCAGACGGTGAGGAGGTAGGCGCAGCCGATCAAATCACCGGTACGTCTGGAAGAGACCGCATCTTTGGACTTCTTGGCAACGACGCATTGCTGGGACGTGGAGGCGACGATTACATCGACGGAGGTGAAGGTGCCGACGTGCTCATGGGTGGACTCGGCGCCGATACGCTTATCGGTGGCAGCGGCCACGACATGATTTACGGATCCAGCAGCGGTGCGCTGTACTACCCCGTATCGACCTACTATACCCCGCCCAGCCCGACTATGACCTATGGCTTCGGGCAAGGCTTCTCATGGCAGCAGCAGTCGCCCGGCGTCGACGAAGATGGATTCTGGCTTCGCTACCTTACTTCCACTGTTCAGCGAGATGCCGAAATCGAGGATGAGGGTAACTTTATCGACGCCGGAGGCGGGCTGGATTGGGTTCTGGCGGGCACGGGGTCGGATGTGGTGCATGGCGGAGACGATGCCGACGACATCTATGGGCTCGCCGGAAGGGACAAGCTATACGGCGATGCCGGAGCCGATCGCATCTTCGGTGACGGATCGGTAGTCTCTGATCAAGAACTTATCAGAACCGATGCCACTCTCCACGGAGCCGACCTGATCGTTGGTGGTGGCGGCAACGATATCCTCATCGGCCAAGGAGGTGACGACACGCTCTACGGCGGCAATGATGACGACAAGGTGTACGGCGATGATCGCAACACCGATGACACGCCAATCGCGATTCATGGCAAGGACTATCTCGACGGCGGCGCTGGCATCGACCAGTTATGGGGTGGAGGTGAAGACGACACCCTGTTCGGTGGCACCGAAAACGACAAACTGTGGGGCGATGACGAAACCGACGTCAAGCTGGTCGGCGCCGCTCACGGTGATGACCGGCTCGACGGCGAAGCTGGGGACGACGAGCTTGTCGGCGGAGGCAAGGACGACGTTCTATACGGTGGAGCCGACAACGACAAGCTATGGGGCGACGCGAAGTCACCGGGCGCACTTGCAATTGAGTTTCAGGGCAACGACTTTCTTGACGGCCAAGAAGGGAACGACGATCTCTACGGAGGCGGTGGCAACGACCAGCTGTATGGTGGCTCTGGCGCCGACGTTCTGCAGGGTGGAACAGGGCGTGACCTAATTTCGGGTGGAGCGGGTGCCGATACCATCAAGCTGGATGGGGGGGCGGTCGGTGACGACAGCATATTGTTTGGTAGAGGCGACGGTCATGACGTGATCCAACCGGGGCCGGATGGTGTCGGCACTCCAGCGAGCACTATTAATCTGGGGCCTGGGCTGACTCTTACTAGTTTAAAGGTCTATCGGCCAAGCGGCAGCACATTGAGCGATGCATATCTCGTGCTGGATTTCGGTGACGGTGATCAGATCGAAATTCAGTCAGGTGCAGCCGCGGGCCTCGAGGGCCTCGCCTTCGCAAACGGGACATCATTGAGCATGGAAGCACTGTTGAACATGACGGTTGCCTCCGGGACAAGCGGCGACGATATTGTCAACGGCACAGGCTATGTGGATGTGTTAGACGGAGGTGATGGCGCCGACCAGTTGCAGGGCTTTAGCGGCGATGACCAGCTCACCGGTGGTGGCGGACGCGACGTATTGATTGGTGGCAAGGGCAACAACACTTACGTGTTTGCTCCCGGCAGCGGCTCGGATCTTCTTCGTCCGACCGAGACCGAACAAGCGATACTGCGATTCGATGGCGTCCAAGTATCGGGCCTTCGCACCTCTCTGATTGGCAACGATCTTGTGATCCAGGCCGGTTCCGGTGATCTGGTGCGCATTGAAGGCTATGCCACTGCGGCAATTGGAACGACGTGGACCGTGGAAGCGGGCGGCCAGAGTCTTTCTCTCCAAGCACTGGTAGCCGCCGCCGCGCCCGTCGAACTCTCGCAATCATTGACAGATCGCAAGCAGAGGTTCGTCGATGATCAACTCGTCCAGCTGCAAACCACAGCGCAGTTTTATCAGTATCAGGAATGGGGATCGCCCCTCGGCGGTGCAGGAGTACCAGCCGCAGTGAGGCAGGTGAGCCGGCAATTGGTGGCTAATGAGACATACCGTCATTCCAGCTATCTGTCCCTGACGCCGTACACATACACGATCGGCACCACAACAACCAATCCGGTCTACGCAGAAGCCGATCCAATTCAACCCACGAGTGGCAAGATCATTACTTGGGGCAATCTCCCGACACTCGCGCAGTACTATTCGCCCACAGGTGGCTATTACGAATTGCCAGCTTCCTACGTGCCGGTCTATGGAACTGACGGCAACGGACAGCAAACTCAGCTGGGGTGGTACGTCGCTAACGAAGCGCCGGTCGCGGCTCCAAGTTCAAGGCTTGTTGGTTGGCAGACTACCTATTCGGAACAGACGATCACTGTCTCTGCGGGCACGGCGACTCAACTGCTCATTAAGGGTACTGCAGGCGCAGATGAAGTCCGTCCGGAGCCCGGAGCTTGGACGCTTGATACCCTCTTCAGAGGAGTGATCGAAACTGGAGCTGGCAATGACCGCATCCTGCTTGCGACAGGGAACACAGATGCCGAGAGCGCTGATCTTGATCGCACCAAGGATTGGGGCAGCGTCCTCCCCGGTGTCGCTATTGATTACATGGCTGCAAGCTTTCGGCCGCGCGGTCTCGGCGCTTGGATCGATGCCGGCGAGGGCGATGATGAAGTCGTCGGATCGGATGCAAACGATGTGATCATCGGCGGGGCGGGAAGTGACGTAATGGACGGCCAGGCAGGCGCTGATACATATTTAATTTCAAGCGGCGGCAACGATGTCGATCGCATACGCGACGTGGCAATGTTCGATTGGGGTGACTACAACGACTGGAGAGGCTTCCTGTTCCAAATGTACGGTGGTGATCTCAACAACCCGAACCGTGACATCGTCGAGTTCGACACGGATATCCAACTTGAAGATCTAAGTTATCGCTGGAACACGGAGCAAGCCAGTACGGGCTATAAGACGCTCGAGCTGTTCCACGAAGGGCGGTTGTTCCTGGCAATCGACTACAGCACTGCGCCTGTCCCTCCGGGGCGGGAGGTCTCCCTCGCGGGAGTCGAGCGGTTCCATTTTTCGGGTGGCCAGATCTTCACAGTCGACGGGCTTCTGGGCGCAATAGCGCTTGAGATCGATAACAGCCCACCCGTCGTCGCTGATCAGATTTTCGATCAGGATGCAACCGAGGGGGATGCGTGGACATTTGTAGTCCCCGAAGAAGCATTCCAGGATGCAGACCCAAGCGACACTTTGGAGCTGACTGCAGCTCTGGCGAATGGGGATCCGCTGCCTTCCTGGCTGAGCTTTGACGCGGAAACACGTACTTTCAGTGGAATTCCAGCGACCAGTGATGTCGGCAACCTGGGGTTGCGTATCACCGCAACGGATACCGCGGGTGCCACCGCCAGCCAGGATTTCGAACTCAGCGTTGCTGCGCTATCGGTGAGCGAAACCATCACCGGTACCATCGGCGACGATGAACTCTTTACAACTGCCTCTGCCAGGACGCTTCTGGGGCTGAGTGGAGACGACACGCTGCACGGTGGCGAGGGGGACGACGCATTGGATGGTAGTGCAGGAAGTGACGACTTATTTGGAGCCAATGGCAGCGACACGTTAGATGACGGCACGAACGACGACAACCTGAATGGCGGAGCGGGTAACGATGCCTACTTGCTTGCACGCGGTGGAGGTCAGGATTCGATATGGGACTTCGACGTCCAGAGTGCCAATGCGGATGTGGCGATGTTCCGAAGCGATGTAACGCGAGAGCAGTTGTGGTTCCGGCAGACGGCCACTGACTTGGAGGTGAGCATCGTCGGAACGGACGACAAGTTGATCATCCAAGGTTGGTATGTTGATGGTTCAGCCAATCACATCGAGCAGTTCAAAACTAGCGACGGCAAAGTGCTGCTGGACAGTCAAGTGCAGAACCTGGTACAGGCGATGGCGAGCTTCACGCCACCACCAGCAGGCCAGACGACGCCGCCGCCGGACTATCAGAGCAGCCTGGCAACAGTTATCGCTGCCAATTGGCAGTAAGACTCCCGACGCGTTCACTGCCATGAATTCACGTGGATGGCAGCGCGTCGCTCTATGGAAGCGTAGCTCTGCAACAAAGCACGACCGATGAACCCGCGCCGCATTCTCTTGGCGTGGGAGCACGGTCGGAATTTGGGCCATCTGGTTCGACTCTCCGAGATCGCGATGCAGATCAAGGCGAGGGATACGGAGGTGGTCTGGGCTTTACCCCCACCAGAACTAGATCACCCACTCGTGAAGCGAGTGGGTGGGCTGCGTTACGCAATGCCCCTCGCTCGGGAGGGGGGGGCGCTGGACATCAGGCCGAATCAGGCGCGCCTCCATTCGTTCGCGGATGTTCTCCTCTCCCTGGGATTTTCAGACGTCTCTCTCGTCGAGCACAGGGTATCGAGATGGCTGAAGTTGTTCGAGGCAGTAAGACCTCACGCATTGCTGTGTGACTACGCCCCGGCGGCGCAGATCGCCGCATGCTTGGCTGAGCTCCCTGCGATGCAGATCACGAACGGATTCGATGCGCCGCCCGCGGATTTTCCATTGTTTGAGTCGTCCATTCGGGGACCCTACATCGAACGTGCGCGAGCGAAGAGCATCGAGCAGTTTTCTGAAACTATTCAGCGCATCGGCCACATCCACAAAATGCCCGGCCTTGATCTCGGGAGGTTCATGTCGTGGCCACGGCGAATGCTGGACATCATTCCCGAAGTGAATCCCTATGGGCCGATTGATGCTGTGGGAACTTACGTCGGTCCTTTCATAGGAAGCGATAACGTGCACTTGCCTCAATGGCCTGCATCGGGGGAGGCGAGCCCGAAGAGGGTATTTGCTTATCTGCGCGGAGACGAGCGACTGGTGGATGTTCTACTCAAGGCACTTTCGTCTGCTGGAGCCGCCGTATGCTGCGTCTGGCCCGAGGCATCCGATGGGCTGCTGCAAAATTACAAAGGCACAAAGGTCCATCTCACGCGTCAGCCCGTCGATTTAAGCGCTAGCCTGCATGGCGCGGACGCGGTGGTGAACTATGGTTCATCGTCCGTGCTGTGCTCAGTGCTACTGGCAGGCAAGCCTCAACTGATGGTTCCCATGGACGTGGAGAAGTTGATGTTCGCCCGCCGTGTGGAGAGTCAGGGCGCAGGTGTCGTTTGGCAGACCAATGGCCAGAGACTGGAAGGATTGGTCGACAGGCTCTTGAATGACGCCTTGCTCGCGCAAAGCGCGCGCGCTGTCGCGGAGCGCAACTCTGCTGCGACACTGAAAAACGCACGATCGACGATGATTGACGCTCTTTGTCGAATTCCACCGGCCTTTTAGGCCACGTTGAATGTGGCGCCTTGCGGGCTAGGCGGTCGCGAAGCCGTCAATGCTTCGGGAAAAAATCATAAATCACTGGTCGGTGTTGATTGCCACCGAAATTTGACCCGGCTAACGCACTAATTTCCGTCTAAGACTGACCCACGTAAAACTCTACCCTGCTCATTTTTTGAGGCAGGGGATCCTAGGAGTGATAGACGTGGCGACATTGAGTGTCATCAGACGCTGGCCCCTCCGCGAGCAGATGTCCATTCGCGAGATAGCCAGGCGTACAAGCCTGTCTCGTAAGCGCGGCCTCAAGGCCCTCTTGACGCCGGCTACTTGAAGCGCCCGACGATGCTCAGACGTCGAGCACGCGTCGCAGAATGTGGAACGGCACCCGCCACGTCCCACCATTGCTGGTTCCCAGGGTGGCGGTGCGCTGGTTGATGCGCACGATCACGCCGGTGATGTTTCGACCGTCTCGGTCATCGAAGGAGACGGTGTCGCCTCGTTGGAACTCGCGAGCTGGGGCTGGCGCGCTGACCGGTTCCGGGGGCGGCTCATAGGGAGCTTGCTCATCGCGACGTTCTGCACCGTGATAGCCCTGCATCGCCAGGCACGGGATCTTCCAAGTTCGCTTGGTGCCTTCCTCCAGCACCGTCGCCTGCGTGTCCCTCATGGCGATGATCTTGCCGC
Proteins encoded in this region:
- a CDS encoding putative Ig domain-containing protein is translated as MAGGPGRFANASSIQVVKAFMDGGLFQANGQRQTFTLASAVALAGAKSANVDIRQSSYEDGINDHAFRTYVYQSSGFTLAQGATFVIEADGTRHIEDLAILPFNDDFDFESDSTSSKIGNGYLEPRIDPTGLGRKVVISFDPASKSAVPRVNYTAADFAADKQREIQTYHPATGLAHAAAEMPGLVEDLWTQGITRLLDSQGRVIFHGTAGGDSLGPSKFPSGLYAPLRTALNEKGIALFGGAGNDQLTGGSRNDYLAGGVNDDRLSGGIGNDTYVFQPGDGKDIVLDSDGLGEIVVGGTTLVGGGAAEYKLVGNKQVWTVGSGATEVIYTLDAGGRTLVITGALLGAGSQITVNNFDPSRAVGYLGIRLSTTSKVVLQQDLGPNPFADSAFDPATASGTVNISEGNGKTFVFYLNRPAKAGETLTLALSDLADKFQVILGDSTVPANGAVITLVPGQDRVLVSLIQVGDVEEDGSAQLSASFQDADGSVNSNAWEIALHDAGEAARTYNGDQRALIRGVEVDFEIQPGDPRYNTYKWVAASWGTDGTLNGGTAEADFNDVIDGSSGVDKINGLGGNDALDGLAGNDEINGGEGSDLIGGGSGSDVIHGGAGNDHIFGATGLNVFQRVSPDDQWVPPPGTTLVTQGSNWGVYNNGTNNTVVGGGSLAMDSDGDVMFGEAGDDSVNGGLGGDYLDGGEGDDQLWGHGGNDIIVGGAGADFLMGDGIKDLGFYETLDGTLHGNDFLDGGEGDDTLKGGGADDTLYGGMGADLLWGDDASEQKLEGGFHGEDYLDGEDGDDQLVGGGRDDTLYGGAGNDNIWGDDDSEGNLAGAFHGIDYLDGEEGDDQLIGGGKDDTLFGGDGADFLLGDDSESQLAGSFHGADWLDGEAGNDRLIGGGGDDTLYGGADDDVLVGDDQDESSLASEYHGNDQLDGGEGKDQLLGGGGDDMLYGGAGNDILWGDNEEQKLAGASHGSDYLDGGDGDDILVGGGGDDALTGGEGADELQGDAGAAYLAGQFHGNDSLDGGAGDDRLFGMGGDDVLLGGDGNDYLSGDGNLVDVALEFNGNDTLYGGEGDDTLMAGDGDNYLSGDDGNDTLWGGSGDDVLLGGDGNDFIRSGSGNDMMNGGAGSDFYYVALGSGTKHIEDVEDGSSNVLVLEGGFNLGAVRLSLGSLVIGDASGSTQIHLDGVDYDDLAGTSPIDEVQFSDGSRMTIAQLIEAVPIDLPVTEQADFVQGTSGREVINALAGDDMLDGRAGNDLLDLGAGNDIAYGGEGSDTVTGGEGDDLIFGDGGADELDGGNGDDRIAGGSGNDVIAGASGADVLVGGEGGDAMTGGDGNDVIAGDAGADTLEGGLGADVLAGGEDNDILLGGGDDDQLAGNAGNDQLDGGAGNDVLVGGAGNDRLDGNLGADELSGGAGDDEYHVDNVGDVVSEAQDEGRDGVFTGINYVLGEDLEDLRILQGSQATHATGNGADNAIVGNNILGSTLLGMAGNDIIDGGAGNDLLDGGEGTDVLAGFTGDDEYRVDNAADQVNEGFSSGIDAVISTVSYALSSNVENLTLTGPKALDGTGNALANVITGNALDNALHGEGGDDSLTGGAGNDALDGGSGADVLDGGDGDDVYMVDNAQDVILEGAGGGTDTVVSAISYVLGADLENLTLVGQDARNGVGNAGDNVIVGNENENRLDGGGGEDRLEGGLNNDTYVVDSAGDVVMELEDEGFDTVEIGRSFSVSEIANIENVTLTGTLDIDATGDDGNNVLIGNAGNNVLDGGLGDDIMEGGAGDDTYFVDENDNWVTEYQDEGVDTIVRNYDTTYILDNNVENLTLAGTVYRGNGNNLDNVITGNDADNNLLGLGGNDTLIGGAGADALFGSEGQDMLIGGTGDDYYEIDDAGDAIVENAGEGDDFVRSSISWALGANVERLALDGADDLYATGNSLANGLWGNDGSNILTGGQGSDFLSGGAGDDIYVFNAGDGQDTIDNTDALESLDTLRFGAGIGENDLLAFQSGSHIFFKIKGTSDQIAFLDYYGANSQSGGVTQDHKIDHVEFANGTVWDQAMIQTVVDRANNNHAPSVNSFLPTLKASQGNAFSYVVPVSTITDPDVWDSVIYSATLPNGDPLPSWLSFDAQTRIFSGTPGAGDIGSLQFVLWGTDNYGAGTGIYVNLSVTPPNQGPVIAAPLADQSVAEGTAVNYTVPSGAFTDPDAGDSLSYAATLSDGSPLPSWLSFNASTRRFTGTVPIGALEPLSVRVTATDQGGLSIQDVFSIAVTVQNLTLNGTTSAETLTGRSGNDVIDGKSGNDVLIGNGGNDRLIGGIGNDTMSGGAGDDTYVVDSATDLVNENAGEGTDAVESSVTWVLGTNVEKLTLTGTAAINGTGNALDNVLTGNSAANTLTGNAGHDVLDGLAGADTMKGGTGDDTYYVDNASDVVTEVAGEGSDTVLSTLTHTLAANVENLRLNATGAINATGNTLDNILYAGAGNNILNGLGGLDTASYLYAGSAVTVSLASTSAQATGGSGSDTLQNIENLTGSGFNDTLTGSAVANVLDGGAGNDALTGGAGNDTYRMGRGQGSDTIAENDATAGNTDVALFGSDIATDQLWFRQSGNNLEVSVIGTSDKFTLTNWYLGNQYHVEQFRTSDGQLLSDSNVQNLVQAMASFSPPAAGQTTLPANYQSSLSSVIAANWQ